Proteins encoded in a region of the Candidatus Bathyarchaeota archaeon genome:
- the rfbB gene encoding dTDP-glucose 4,6-dehydratase: protein MKVLVTGGLGFIGSNFIRYMLAAFPDYEIINVDKVGIGANPANLHDVENNKNYTFIKGDICNPQLINRLVHQVDAVVNIAAETHVDRSIADPNVFLQNNTLGTFTVLEAIRRHNHKARFVQVSTDEVYGEALEGSFTENTPPRPSNPYSASKAAADMFVLSYHKTFGLNVSITRCTNNFGSYQLPEKLIPKTIIRGLRDLPIPIYGKGTNIRDWIYVGDHCKAISVVLEKGKPGEIYNVSASNELANLDIVKRILSQLKKPEALITYVEDRPGHDVRYSLDSSKLRSELGWKPSASFDEALRSTVEWYLANERWWTPFATDVILHPTPWKLGGLR from the coding sequence ATGAAAGTGTTAGTTACAGGCGGTTTAGGATTTATCGGCAGCAACTTCATTCGATATATGCTTGCAGCCTTCCCCGACTATGAAATCATAAACGTCGACAAAGTCGGCATAGGCGCGAACCCCGCGAACCTACATGACGTCGAAAACAACAAGAACTATACCTTCATAAAAGGCGACATCTGCAACCCACAGCTGATTAATCGCCTAGTCCACCAGGTTGACGCCGTTGTTAACATAGCCGCGGAGACCCATGTGGACCGCAGCATAGCTGACCCAAACGTCTTTTTGCAGAACAACACGTTGGGCACCTTCACGGTTCTGGAAGCCATCCGCCGCCACAACCACAAGGCGCGGTTCGTGCAGGTTTCCACCGACGAGGTCTACGGGGAAGCCTTGGAGGGCTCCTTTACAGAGAACACGCCGCCACGCCCCTCGAATCCCTATTCGGCGTCAAAGGCAGCCGCCGACATGTTCGTGCTCTCCTACCATAAAACCTTCGGCTTAAACGTTTCAATCACTCGGTGCACCAACAATTTTGGCTCCTACCAGTTGCCCGAGAAGCTGATTCCCAAAACCATCATCCGTGGGCTACGTGACCTGCCCATACCCATATACGGTAAAGGCACCAACATCCGCGACTGGATATATGTGGGTGACCACTGCAAAGCCATCAGCGTTGTCCTTGAGAAGGGCAAACCCGGCGAAATCTACAATGTTTCAGCAAGCAACGAGTTAGCTAACCTTGACATCGTCAAGCGTATCCTTTCGCAGCTCAAGAAGCCCGAAGCCCTCATCACCTACGTGGAGGATCGACCCGGCCATGATGTCCGCTACAGCCTTGATTCCTCTAAACTTCGCAGTGAATTAGGCTGGAAGCCAAGCGCGAGCTTTGATGAGGCGCTGCGGTCTACTGTGGAGTGGTATCTGGCTAATGAGCGCTGGTGGACGCCCTTTGCAACCGACGTAATTCTGCATCCGACACCTTGGAAGCTGGGTGGTCTGCGTTGA
- the rfbD gene encoding dTDP-4-dehydrorhamnose reductase, which translates to MKLLITGASGLYGSKLAQLALARGFEVYSSDIQELSVYGNFVRLNVADREQVLETIKKLKPDVVVHAASLTDVDKCEVDKALAWKVNVEGTKNVADACEETESFLFYVSTDYVFSGEKGCYVESDSPEPLNYYGLTKLEAEIIVYYLPNSCVVRPSVIYGATPAAGKVNFALWLIESLRKGNRVKIVKDQWITPTLNTNLAEMTLEVVDRRLTGVYHLCGATRVSRLEFAQQIAEVFGLDKSLIDKVTTSQFNWMAQRPTDSSLDTSKAQRQLKCKPLPLAAALKQLKHELSPEPHPE; encoded by the coding sequence TTGAAGCTGCTCATCACAGGCGCCAGCGGCCTATATGGCTCCAAACTGGCGCAGCTTGCATTGGCGCGGGGTTTTGAGGTTTACTCCTCAGACATCCAGGAACTATCGGTTTATGGAAACTTTGTGCGGTTAAACGTGGCTGATAGAGAACAAGTTCTCGAGACGATAAAAAAGCTGAAGCCGGATGTTGTTGTTCATGCTGCCTCGTTGACTGATGTTGATAAATGCGAGGTGGATAAGGCTCTTGCATGGAAAGTCAACGTGGAGGGCACCAAAAACGTAGCTGACGCCTGCGAGGAAACCGAGTCCTTCCTGTTCTATGTGTCCACGGACTACGTGTTTAGCGGCGAAAAAGGCTGCTACGTTGAATCCGATTCGCCTGAGCCCCTCAACTACTATGGTTTAACGAAGCTTGAAGCGGAAATAATCGTTTATTATCTGCCTAACTCCTGTGTCGTTCGGCCCAGCGTCATATATGGCGCTACCCCCGCCGCTGGCAAAGTCAACTTTGCGCTATGGCTAATAGAATCCCTCCGCAAAGGCAACCGCGTCAAAATCGTCAAAGACCAATGGATCACCCCTACATTAAACACTAACCTCGCAGAGATGACTCTTGAAGTGGTCGACCGCCGCCTAACCGGGGTTTACCATCTCTGCGGAGCAACCAGAGTCAGCCGCCTAGAGTTCGCCCAGCAAATCGCCGAAGTCTTCGGCCTCGACAAATCCCTGATCGACAAGGTAACCACCTCACAGTTCAACTGGATGGCACAGCGCCCCACCGACTCCTCCCTTGACACCTCTAAAGCGCAGCGCCAACTCAAATGCAAGCCTCTTCCGCTGGCAGCGGCGCTAAAGCAGCTAAAACATGAACTATCCCCCGAACCCCACCCAGAATAG
- a CDS encoding YhbY family RNA-binding protein, producing MSKITTRMKRHVKHVLKDENPTIWVGKDGLTEQSVAEIEKQLQRNKMVKVRVLPAALRELVTAEEIAKKAAAATESALVEVRGHVFILFRKRRSPEPEAEPTS from the coding sequence GTGAGCAAGATAACCACAAGGATGAAACGTCACGTTAAGCATGTCCTCAAAGACGAGAACCCCACCATATGGGTGGGCAAAGACGGCTTAACCGAGCAGTCAGTGGCGGAAATCGAAAAGCAACTTCAAAGAAACAAGATGGTGAAAGTGCGGGTATTGCCCGCGGCGCTTCGTGAACTCGTCACAGCCGAGGAAATCGCCAAGAAAGCAGCGGCGGCAACGGAGTCGGCGCTTGTTGAGGTGCGGGGGCACGTGTTTATACTGTTTAGGAAACGGCGTTCGCCCGAGCCAGAGGCGGAGCCTACAAGTTAG